A genomic stretch from Harpia harpyja isolate bHarHar1 chromosome 20, bHarHar1 primary haplotype, whole genome shotgun sequence includes:
- the LOC128134449 gene encoding serine protease inhibitor Kazal-type 5-like isoform X3: MKIEGASVVLALAFFCFFSDVASQASIKNECMKIWSLLRSGKFSCPTNKEPVSSPDGKADLNKCLMCQRLLERDSKNTGSGGEANRNANSLEEDDCREFRDLFKKGKLSCTRENDPVRDSSGKQHSNKCIMCAEKFKRENERKLSKNRQGKDKDDCSEYRSQFEAGGRLSCTRENDPVRDSSGKQHINKCLMCAEKFKKEAQRGGQSGGTAQRNKPLGSESTNQKSCGGSGSQQGVNERRPFSSSRGPQGNAAQSGRNCNPAPGRKAQDSDADAYQLN; encoded by the exons ATGAAAATAGAAGGTGCCTCGGTGGTCCTTGCTCtggcttttttctgcttcttctcag ATGTTGCCAGCCAAGCTTCAATTAAG AATGAGTGCATGAAAATTTGGTCACTTTTGCGCAGCGGGAAGTTTTCCTGTCCCACCAACAAGGAGCCCGTCAGCAGCCCGGATGGCAAAGCAGACCTCAACAAGTGCCTGATGTGCCAAAGGCTGCT GGAGAGAGACTCAAAAAACACAGGGAGTGGTGGAGAGGCGAACAGGAATGCGAACTCCTTGGAGGAG GATGACTGCCGAGAGTTTCGCGATCTGTTCAAGAAAGGGAAGCTTTCCTGTACCAGAGAAAATGACCCTGTCCGGGATTCCTCTGGGAAGCAACACAGCAATAAGTGCATCATGTGTGCAGAGAAGTT CAAAAGGGAGAATGAACGGAAGTTATCTAAAAACAGACAAGGAAAAGATAAG GACGACTGCAGTGAGTATCGCTCCCAGTTTGAAGCTGGTGGACGACTGTCCTGCACAAGGGAAAATGACCCTGTTCGGGATTCCTCTGGCAAGCAGCACATCAACAAATGTCTCATGTGCGCTGAGAAGTT CAAAAAGGAAGCCCAAAGAGGAGGTCAGTCTGGTGGCACTGCCCAGCGCAACAAACCGCTCGGTTCAGAGAGTACAAACCAG AAGAGCTGCGGTGGTTCAGGGTCACAGCAGGGTGTGAATGAGAGACGTCCCTTCTCATCGAGCAGAGG CCCACAAGGAAACGCGGCTCAGAGCGGTAGGAACTGCAACCCGGCACCAGGTCGCAAGGCGCAGGACAGCGATGCCGATGCCTACCAGCTG aattaa
- the LOC128134449 gene encoding serine protease inhibitor Kazal-type 5-like isoform X1 yields the protein MKIEGASVVLALAFFCFFSDVASQASIKNECMKIWSLLRSGKFSCPTNKEPVSSPDGKADLNKCLMCQRLLERDSKNTGSGGEANRNANSLEEDDCREFRDLFKKGKLSCTRENDPVRDSSGKQHSNKCIMCAEKFKRENERKLSKNRQGKDKDDCSEYRSQFEAGGRLSCTRENDPVRDSSGKQHINKCLMCAEKFKKEAQRGGQSGGTAQRNKPLGSESTNQKSCGGSGSQQGVNERRPFSSSRGPQGNAAQSGRNCNPAPGRKAQDSDADAYQLLDCDRILHGVKGGRIFCSKSSQPVCGTDGKTYKNECDLCSAAMKASSYITVNYRGECRKPAPEVN from the exons ATGAAAATAGAAGGTGCCTCGGTGGTCCTTGCTCtggcttttttctgcttcttctcag ATGTTGCCAGCCAAGCTTCAATTAAG AATGAGTGCATGAAAATTTGGTCACTTTTGCGCAGCGGGAAGTTTTCCTGTCCCACCAACAAGGAGCCCGTCAGCAGCCCGGATGGCAAAGCAGACCTCAACAAGTGCCTGATGTGCCAAAGGCTGCT GGAGAGAGACTCAAAAAACACAGGGAGTGGTGGAGAGGCGAACAGGAATGCGAACTCCTTGGAGGAG GATGACTGCCGAGAGTTTCGCGATCTGTTCAAGAAAGGGAAGCTTTCCTGTACCAGAGAAAATGACCCTGTCCGGGATTCCTCTGGGAAGCAACACAGCAATAAGTGCATCATGTGTGCAGAGAAGTT CAAAAGGGAGAATGAACGGAAGTTATCTAAAAACAGACAAGGAAAAGATAAG GACGACTGCAGTGAGTATCGCTCCCAGTTTGAAGCTGGTGGACGACTGTCCTGCACAAGGGAAAATGACCCTGTTCGGGATTCCTCTGGCAAGCAGCACATCAACAAATGTCTCATGTGCGCTGAGAAGTT CAAAAAGGAAGCCCAAAGAGGAGGTCAGTCTGGTGGCACTGCCCAGCGCAACAAACCGCTCGGTTCAGAGAGTACAAACCAG AAGAGCTGCGGTGGTTCAGGGTCACAGCAGGGTGTGAATGAGAGACGTCCCTTCTCATCGAGCAGAGG CCCACAAGGAAACGCGGCTCAGAGCGGTAGGAACTGCAACCCGGCACCAGGTCGCAAGGCGCAGGACAGCGATGCCGATGCCTACCAGCTG ctggACTGTGATCGAATTCTGCACGGGGTAAAGGGTGGAAGGATTTTCTGCAGCAAATCCTCACAACCAGTCTGTGGCACTGAtgggaaaacatacaaaaatgaaTGTGACTTGTGTTCAGCTGCCAT GAAAGCTTCGAGCTACATCACGGTAAACTATCGAGGTGAATGCCGAAAGCCTGCCCCTGAAGTG aattaa
- the LOC128134449 gene encoding serine protease inhibitor Kazal-type 5-like isoform X2, translating to MKIEGASVVLALAFFCFFSDVASQASIKNECMKIWSLLRSGKFSCPTNKEPVSSPDGKADLNKCLMCQRLLERDSKNTGSGGEANRNANSLEEDDCREFRDLFKKGKLSCTRENDPVRDSSGKQHSNKCIMCAEKFKRENERKLSKNRQGKDKDDCSEYRSQFEAGGRLSCTRENDPVRDSSGKQHINKCLMCAEKFKKEAQRGGQSGGTAQRNKPLGSESTNQKSCGGSGSQQGVNERRPFSSSRGPQGNAAQSGRNCNPAPGRKAQDSDADAYQLLDCDRILHGVKGGRIFCSKSSQPVCGTDGKTYKNECDLCSAAMKASSYITVNYRGECRKPAPEN from the exons ATGAAAATAGAAGGTGCCTCGGTGGTCCTTGCTCtggcttttttctgcttcttctcag ATGTTGCCAGCCAAGCTTCAATTAAG AATGAGTGCATGAAAATTTGGTCACTTTTGCGCAGCGGGAAGTTTTCCTGTCCCACCAACAAGGAGCCCGTCAGCAGCCCGGATGGCAAAGCAGACCTCAACAAGTGCCTGATGTGCCAAAGGCTGCT GGAGAGAGACTCAAAAAACACAGGGAGTGGTGGAGAGGCGAACAGGAATGCGAACTCCTTGGAGGAG GATGACTGCCGAGAGTTTCGCGATCTGTTCAAGAAAGGGAAGCTTTCCTGTACCAGAGAAAATGACCCTGTCCGGGATTCCTCTGGGAAGCAACACAGCAATAAGTGCATCATGTGTGCAGAGAAGTT CAAAAGGGAGAATGAACGGAAGTTATCTAAAAACAGACAAGGAAAAGATAAG GACGACTGCAGTGAGTATCGCTCCCAGTTTGAAGCTGGTGGACGACTGTCCTGCACAAGGGAAAATGACCCTGTTCGGGATTCCTCTGGCAAGCAGCACATCAACAAATGTCTCATGTGCGCTGAGAAGTT CAAAAAGGAAGCCCAAAGAGGAGGTCAGTCTGGTGGCACTGCCCAGCGCAACAAACCGCTCGGTTCAGAGAGTACAAACCAG AAGAGCTGCGGTGGTTCAGGGTCACAGCAGGGTGTGAATGAGAGACGTCCCTTCTCATCGAGCAGAGG CCCACAAGGAAACGCGGCTCAGAGCGGTAGGAACTGCAACCCGGCACCAGGTCGCAAGGCGCAGGACAGCGATGCCGATGCCTACCAGCTG ctggACTGTGATCGAATTCTGCACGGGGTAAAGGGTGGAAGGATTTTCTGCAGCAAATCCTCACAACCAGTCTGTGGCACTGAtgggaaaacatacaaaaatgaaTGTGACTTGTGTTCAGCTGCCAT GAAAGCTTCGAGCTACATCACGGTAAACTATCGAGGTGAATGCCGAAAGCCTGCCCCTGAA aattaa